The Cellulomonas sp. P24 genome contains a region encoding:
- a CDS encoding thiamine-binding protein, giving the protein MLIAFSVAPSGIGDSVTAAVADAVRVVRESGLPNHTDAMFTTIEGSWDECMDVVRRATEAVGRHGTRVSLVLKADIRPGHVGELTGKVERLEARLAEG; this is encoded by the coding sequence ATGCTGATCGCCTTCTCCGTCGCGCCCTCGGGCATCGGCGACTCCGTGACCGCGGCCGTGGCCGACGCCGTCCGGGTCGTCCGTGAGTCCGGCCTGCCGAACCACACCGATGCGATGTTCACCACGATCGAGGGGTCGTGGGACGAGTGCATGGACGTCGTCAGGCGGGCGACCGAGGCCGTCGGACGCCACGGCACCCGCGTGAGCCTGGTCCTGAAGGCCGACATCCGGCCGGGGCACGTCGGTGAGCTCACGGGCAAGGTCGAGCGGCTCGAGGCGCGCCTCGCCGAGGGGTGA
- a CDS encoding NlpC/P60 family protein, whose protein sequence is MARETRTTGRGRSRALNAALALAIGVAVGLAPVSTAVADPTNPSAQDVQAAQQAVTAKAAEIAQIELRLAEVSAVSDTAWQKVQIAGEAYTQALVDRDAAAATAAETTARLAEANAAMDKARKLLVGIALQSARNGGSFDMAEAVLVAGGFQEVVARTTALQRLGTKADDAAQSFQAAKIVADTLKQRAAAALATKDATATAAKQALAAAQQAQSDAEAAVAAAATQRDTLIAQLAVVQQTSVAIEKARQDQLDAERAARAEAAAKAARLAPPTATPVSTAPVATTPPTATPPPTTTQPPTTTQPPTTTVTPPPTTVTPPPVTTPVTTPVSSDPYGLGTGVSRGSAAAGEAAVAWAKTQLGLPYGWGATGPGAYDCSGLVMRAWQNAGVSLNRTTMDQYRQVKKISYDSLRVGDLIFWGWDANNPDSVTHVALWLGNGQILEAPRTGLDVRITSMRWSGTMPFAGRP, encoded by the coding sequence GTGGCACGCGAGACACGCACGACCGGACGCGGCCGATCGCGCGCACTGAACGCCGCGCTCGCGCTTGCCATCGGGGTCGCCGTCGGACTGGCGCCGGTGTCCACCGCCGTCGCGGACCCGACCAACCCCTCCGCGCAGGACGTCCAGGCCGCCCAGCAGGCCGTCACCGCCAAGGCCGCCGAGATCGCGCAGATCGAGCTCCGACTCGCCGAGGTCTCGGCGGTGAGCGACACGGCGTGGCAGAAGGTCCAGATCGCCGGCGAGGCGTACACGCAGGCGCTCGTCGACCGTGACGCAGCGGCCGCCACGGCGGCCGAGACCACGGCCCGGCTCGCCGAGGCCAACGCCGCGATGGACAAGGCCCGGAAGCTCCTCGTCGGGATAGCCCTGCAGTCGGCCCGCAACGGCGGGTCCTTCGACATGGCCGAGGCGGTCCTCGTCGCCGGTGGGTTCCAGGAGGTCGTCGCGCGGACCACCGCGCTCCAGCGTCTCGGCACCAAGGCGGACGACGCCGCACAGAGCTTCCAGGCCGCCAAGATCGTGGCGGACACGCTCAAGCAGCGTGCCGCCGCGGCCCTGGCGACCAAGGACGCGACCGCGACCGCGGCCAAGCAGGCGCTCGCGGCGGCGCAGCAGGCGCAGTCCGACGCCGAGGCCGCCGTCGCTGCGGCCGCGACCCAGCGCGACACGCTCATCGCCCAGCTCGCCGTGGTGCAGCAGACGAGCGTCGCGATCGAGAAGGCACGGCAGGACCAGCTCGACGCGGAACGAGCCGCCCGCGCGGAGGCCGCGGCCAAGGCCGCTCGCCTCGCGCCGCCGACCGCCACGCCGGTGTCCACGGCCCCGGTCGCGACGACGCCGCCCACGGCGACCCCGCCGCCGACGACCACGCAGCCGCCGACGACCACGCAGCCGCCGACCACCACCGTGACGCCGCCGCCCACCACCGTGACGCCGCCGCCCGTGACGACGCCGGTGACGACGCCGGTGTCGTCCGACCCGTACGGGCTCGGCACCGGCGTGAGCCGTGGCAGCGCCGCTGCCGGGGAGGCAGCGGTGGCCTGGGCCAAGACCCAGCTCGGGCTGCCGTACGGCTGGGGCGCGACCGGGCCGGGCGCCTACGACTGCTCAGGGCTCGTGATGCGTGCCTGGCAGAACGCGGGCGTCTCGCTCAACCGGACGACGATGGATCAGTACCGGCAGGTCAAGAAGATCAGCTACGACTCCCTGCGCGTCGGCGATCTCATCTTCTGGGGCTGGGATGCGAACAACCCCGACTCGGTCACGCACGTCGCCCTGTGGCTCGGCAACGGCCAGATCCTCGAAGCGCCACGGACCGGCCTCGACGTGCGCATCACGAGCATGCGGTGGTCAGGCACGATGCCGTTCGCCGGTCGTCCCTGA
- a CDS encoding maleylpyruvate isomerase N-terminal domain-containing protein: MPTDLSTATDALHRQWDLLRGWIEDLDPDVGDRDSVLGGWNVAELVAHLGRAMETLAVVEVAPAGTVPLTLAEYLGTYAGRAAEISEVTQQLAVEISHDPLGEVDRRAEKAFRRLDELGVDQVVQARRGPVRLVDMVVSRVIELVVHADDLARSLPHVVAQPVDRGALDLVAQTLLDIVVARGGWDLEVADPRLWLRLAAGRTPYDVDVLSRALRPAYTSDGVPDLGRVLPVL; the protein is encoded by the coding sequence ATGCCGACGGACCTGAGCACCGCGACCGACGCCCTGCACCGCCAGTGGGACCTGCTGCGCGGATGGATCGAGGATCTCGACCCCGACGTCGGTGACCGCGACTCGGTGCTGGGCGGCTGGAACGTCGCCGAGCTCGTCGCGCACCTCGGCCGCGCCATGGAGACGCTCGCCGTCGTCGAGGTCGCACCGGCGGGCACCGTCCCGCTCACCCTCGCGGAGTACCTCGGCACGTACGCGGGCCGCGCGGCGGAGATCAGCGAGGTCACCCAGCAGCTCGCCGTCGAGATCTCCCACGACCCGCTCGGCGAGGTCGACAGACGTGCCGAGAAGGCCTTCCGCCGGCTCGACGAGCTCGGCGTGGACCAGGTCGTGCAGGCCCGCCGCGGCCCCGTCCGGCTCGTCGACATGGTCGTCTCACGGGTGATCGAGCTCGTGGTGCACGCCGACGACCTCGCCCGCTCCCTCCCGCACGTCGTCGCCCAGCCGGTCGACCGGGGCGCCCTCGACCTCGTCGCCCAGACCCTGCTCGACATCGTCGTCGCGCGAGGCGGGTGGGACCTCGAGGTGGCCGACCCGCGCCTGTGGCTGCGTCTGGCCGCCGGACGGACCCCGTACGACGTCGACGTGCTCTCCCGCGCCCTGCGCCCCGCCTACACGTCCGACGGGGTCCCCGACCTCGGGCGCGTGCTCCCGGTCCTGTAG
- a CDS encoding inorganic diphosphatase, which produces MEFDVTIEIPKGQRNKYEVDHATGRIRLDRMLFTSTRYPDDYGFIEGTLGEDGDPLDALVLLEEPTFPGCLIRCRALGMFRMRDEAGGDDKVLCVPTGDQRAAWRQDIDDVSDFHRLEIQHFFEVYKDLEPGKSVEGAHWTGKAEAEAEIDRSRQRAIDAGYTTGH; this is translated from the coding sequence GTGGAGTTCGACGTCACGATCGAGATCCCGAAGGGCCAGCGCAACAAGTACGAGGTGGACCACGCCACCGGGCGGATCCGCCTGGATCGGATGCTCTTCACCTCGACGCGCTACCCGGACGACTACGGCTTCATCGAGGGCACCCTGGGTGAGGACGGCGACCCGCTCGACGCTCTCGTGCTGCTCGAGGAGCCCACGTTCCCCGGCTGCCTGATCCGCTGCCGCGCCCTCGGCATGTTCCGCATGCGCGACGAGGCGGGCGGCGACGACAAGGTGCTGTGCGTCCCGACCGGTGACCAGCGCGCGGCGTGGCGCCAGGACATCGACGACGTCTCCGACTTCCACCGCTTGGAGATCCAGCACTTCTTCGAGGTCTACAAGGACCTCGAGCCCGGCAAGTCGGTCGAGGGCGCGCACTGGACCGGCAAGGCCGAGGCGGAGGCCGAGATCGACCGGTCACGCCAGCGCGCGATCGACGCGGGCTACACGACCGGTCACTGA
- a CDS encoding homoserine O-acetyltransferase, translating to MSPHPHDRSTGNDLPPRRRHARRVLSSPPPASAAWHEGDPVAGRQFADLGPLELEAGGRLPQVRVAYETWGTLNAAGDNAVLVLHALTGDAHVTGDAGPGQPTPGWWSSLVGPGAPIDTDRWFVVAPNVLGGCQGTTGPSSIAPDGQPWGSRFPHVTVRDQVAAELALTDRLGVSSWALVIGASMGGLRVLEWAVSAPERVRAIAPIATAAQISGDQIASFHTQLAAITADPNFNGGDYYDAPDGLGPHLGLGLARQIAHATYRSARELDERFGRIPQGAEDPMTGGRFAVQSYLDHHGDKLARRFDANTYLVLTRSMLTHDLGRDRGGVEAALETITARTLVVAVDSDRLFPPAQSERIARGIPGAGPVRMVHSDFGHDGFLIEEDQVGPLVADFLALDTTGGTGTGTGTGSIGS from the coding sequence ATGTCACCGCACCCGCACGACCGGAGCACGGGCAACGACCTCCCCCCGCGCCGGCGGCACGCACGACGTGTCCTGAGCTCGCCCCCGCCTGCCAGCGCCGCCTGGCACGAAGGAGACCCCGTGGCCGGTCGGCAGTTCGCGGACCTCGGTCCCCTCGAGCTCGAGGCCGGCGGTCGGCTGCCGCAGGTCCGGGTCGCCTACGAGACCTGGGGCACGCTCAACGCGGCCGGCGACAACGCGGTGCTCGTCCTGCACGCCCTGACCGGCGACGCGCACGTCACCGGCGACGCAGGCCCCGGGCAGCCCACCCCCGGCTGGTGGTCGTCACTCGTCGGTCCCGGGGCACCGATCGACACCGACCGGTGGTTCGTCGTCGCACCGAACGTGCTCGGCGGTTGTCAGGGCACGACCGGTCCGTCCTCGATCGCTCCCGACGGCCAGCCGTGGGGCAGCCGGTTCCCGCACGTGACGGTGCGCGACCAGGTCGCCGCCGAGCTCGCCCTCACCGACCGCCTCGGCGTGTCCAGCTGGGCACTCGTGATCGGGGCGTCGATGGGCGGGCTGCGCGTGCTCGAGTGGGCCGTCTCGGCGCCCGAGCGGGTCCGGGCGATCGCCCCGATCGCGACCGCCGCCCAGATCTCCGGCGACCAGATCGCGTCGTTCCACACCCAGCTCGCGGCGATCACCGCCGACCCGAACTTCAACGGCGGCGACTACTACGACGCCCCGGACGGGCTCGGTCCGCACCTCGGTCTCGGCCTCGCCCGCCAGATCGCCCACGCCACGTACCGCAGCGCCCGCGAGCTCGACGAGCGGTTCGGCCGCATCCCGCAGGGCGCCGAGGACCCGATGACCGGAGGACGGTTCGCGGTCCAGTCGTACCTCGACCACCACGGCGACAAGCTCGCGCGGCGGTTCGACGCCAACACGTACCTGGTGCTCACGCGGTCGATGCTCACGCACGACCTCGGCCGCGACCGCGGTGGGGTCGAGGCCGCGCTCGAGACGATCACCGCACGCACGCTCGTCGTCGCTGTCGACTCGGACCGCCTGTTCCCGCCGGCCCAGTCGGAACGGATCGCCCGGGGCATCCCGGGTGCCGGCCCGGTGCGCATGGTCCACTCGGACTTCGGCCACGACGGCTTCCTCATCGAGGAGGACCAGGTCGGCCCGCTCGTCGCCGACTTCCTGGCCCTCGACACCACCGGTGGCACCGGAACCGGAACCGGCACGGGGTCGATCGGGTCCTGA
- a CDS encoding FAD-binding and (Fe-S)-binding domain-containing protein: MPTVTTTSDWAEPAEPAEPDGSAGRAAAADLLAALSARVRGSVDASTRRRAEYSTDASNYRVVPEVVVFPLDVDDAVAALDAAREAGAPVTARGGGTSVAGNAVGPGVVIDFSRHVNRVLAIDADARTARVEPGVILADLQRQAAPLGLRFGPDPSTQARATLGGMIGNNACGPRAVAYGRTADNVVELDVVDGTGRRFVAGRGLDPVPGLDALVRANLDMIRTELGRFGRQVSGYSLEHLLPENGADLAKALVGTEGTVTTLLGATVTLVPVSAAPVLVVLGYPDMATAADAVPALLAHHPLAIEGMDARLIDVVRRVKGAGAVPDLPPGAGWMMVEVGGADLDEAMTRAHALAADAGTTAVGIFPPGPEAAAMWRIREDGAGLGGRTPSREQAWPGFEDSAVPPERLGAYLRELEALMAQHRVDGLAYGHFGDGCVHLRLDIPLERSGDPLRAFMTDAAHLVAAHGGSLSGEHGDGRARSELLPVMYSPTAIAAFEAFKDLLDPRDLLNPGVLVRPRPLDADLRRPHARPLPAVPTGFAFPHDAGDLTTAVHRCVGVGKCRADTSAAGGFMCPSYLATHDEKDSTRGRARVLQEMANGTLVTRGWSSPEVAEALDLCLGCKACSSDCPAGVDMAQYKSEVLHRRYGGRLRPVGHYVLGWLPRWIRLVTSVPGLARVANAALRVRPLARLVLAAGGMDTRRKMVTFAETPFRTWWAREGAASARAGAAPATSGAGAGTRPRVLLWTDSFSDSLAPSVPRAAVAVLRDAGYEVLVPDEQACCGLTWITTGQLDGARHRLSDLLEVLGPFAVNGIPIVGLEPSCTAVLRSDLLDLFPEDPRAVAVAGATRTLAELLTSPAPVGPVDWTPPDLTGVTAVVQPHCHQHAVMGFTPDQALLRQAGAEFSTLAGCCGLAGNFGMEKGHYEVSVAVAEHALLPALREAAPGDVYLADGFSCRTQAEQLAGVHGVHLAELLASRLPRGGHA, from the coding sequence GTGCCGACCGTGACCACGACCTCCGACTGGGCCGAACCCGCCGAGCCTGCCGAACCTGACGGGTCCGCCGGACGCGCCGCTGCCGCCGACCTGCTCGCGGCGCTCAGCGCGCGCGTCCGCGGTTCCGTCGACGCGTCGACGCGGCGGCGCGCGGAGTACTCGACCGACGCGTCGAACTACCGGGTCGTGCCCGAGGTCGTCGTGTTCCCCCTCGACGTCGACGACGCGGTGGCCGCGCTCGACGCGGCCCGTGAGGCGGGCGCCCCGGTGACCGCGCGCGGAGGCGGCACGTCCGTCGCGGGCAACGCCGTCGGCCCGGGTGTCGTGATCGACTTCTCGCGGCACGTCAACCGGGTGCTCGCCATCGACGCGGACGCGCGCACGGCCCGGGTCGAGCCGGGGGTGATCCTGGCGGACCTGCAGCGGCAGGCCGCCCCGCTCGGGCTGCGGTTCGGCCCGGACCCGTCGACGCAGGCGCGCGCGACGCTCGGCGGGATGATCGGCAACAACGCGTGCGGCCCACGCGCCGTGGCGTACGGGCGCACCGCCGACAACGTCGTGGAGCTCGACGTCGTCGACGGCACCGGGCGGCGCTTCGTCGCCGGACGCGGCCTGGACCCCGTGCCCGGGCTCGACGCCCTGGTGCGCGCGAACCTCGACATGATCCGCACCGAGCTCGGGAGGTTCGGACGCCAGGTCTCCGGCTATTCCCTGGAGCACCTGCTGCCGGAGAACGGCGCCGATCTCGCCAAGGCCCTGGTCGGGACCGAGGGCACGGTGACGACGCTGCTCGGCGCCACCGTGACGCTCGTCCCGGTGTCCGCCGCACCGGTGCTCGTGGTGCTGGGCTACCCCGACATGGCGACCGCCGCCGACGCGGTGCCGGCGCTGCTCGCGCACCACCCGCTCGCGATCGAGGGCATGGACGCCCGTCTGATCGACGTCGTGCGGCGCGTCAAGGGCGCCGGAGCGGTGCCAGACCTGCCCCCCGGCGCCGGCTGGATGATGGTCGAGGTCGGCGGTGCGGACCTCGACGAGGCGATGACCCGGGCGCATGCGCTCGCGGCGGATGCGGGTACGACGGCCGTCGGCATCTTCCCTCCCGGCCCGGAGGCCGCCGCGATGTGGCGCATCCGTGAGGACGGCGCCGGCCTCGGCGGCCGCACGCCGTCGCGCGAGCAGGCGTGGCCCGGCTTCGAGGACTCGGCGGTGCCACCGGAGCGGCTCGGCGCGTACCTGCGTGAGCTCGAGGCCCTGATGGCGCAGCACCGGGTCGACGGTCTGGCCTACGGCCACTTCGGGGACGGGTGCGTGCACCTGAGGCTCGACATCCCGCTCGAGCGCTCCGGCGACCCGCTGCGTGCCTTCATGACCGACGCCGCGCACCTGGTGGCCGCGCACGGCGGGTCGCTCTCCGGCGAGCACGGGGACGGACGCGCCCGGAGCGAGCTCCTCCCCGTGATGTACTCCCCGACGGCGATCGCCGCGTTCGAGGCGTTCAAGGACCTCCTCGACCCGCGGGACCTGCTCAACCCCGGGGTGCTGGTCCGTCCGCGTCCGCTCGACGCGGACCTGCGCCGCCCGCACGCGCGTCCGCTCCCGGCCGTGCCGACCGGCTTCGCGTTCCCGCACGACGCCGGTGACCTCACGACCGCGGTGCACCGGTGCGTCGGCGTCGGCAAGTGTCGCGCGGACACGTCGGCCGCAGGCGGCTTCATGTGCCCGTCCTACCTGGCCACGCACGACGAGAAGGACTCCACCCGGGGCCGTGCGCGCGTGCTCCAGGAGATGGCCAACGGCACGCTGGTCACGCGCGGCTGGTCCTCGCCGGAGGTGGCGGAGGCCCTCGACCTGTGCCTCGGCTGCAAGGCGTGCTCGAGCGACTGCCCGGCCGGCGTCGACATGGCGCAGTACAAGTCCGAGGTGCTCCACCGGCGGTACGGCGGGCGGCTGCGGCCCGTCGGCCACTACGTGCTCGGCTGGTTGCCGCGGTGGATCCGCCTGGTCACGAGCGTCCCGGGCCTCGCGCGGGTGGCCAACGCGGCGCTCCGGGTCCGGCCGCTCGCCCGGCTCGTGCTCGCGGCGGGCGGCATGGACACCCGCCGGAAGATGGTCACGTTCGCCGAGACGCCGTTCCGCACCTGGTGGGCGCGTGAGGGTGCGGCCTCGGCTCGCGCCGGGGCAGCACCGGCCACCTCGGGTGCGGGCGCCGGCACCCGCCCCCGGGTCCTGCTGTGGACCGACTCGTTCAGCGACTCGCTCGCACCGTCGGTCCCGCGGGCGGCGGTCGCGGTGCTCCGGGACGCCGGGTACGAGGTCCTCGTCCCGGACGAGCAGGCCTGCTGCGGCCTGACCTGGATCACGACCGGGCAGCTCGACGGCGCTCGGCACCGGCTCTCCGACCTGCTCGAGGTGCTCGGTCCGTTCGCGGTGAACGGGATCCCGATCGTCGGTCTCGAGCCGTCGTGCACCGCGGTGCTGCGCTCGGACCTGCTCGACCTGTTCCCCGAGGACCCGCGCGCCGTCGCCGTCGCCGGAGCCACCCGCACCCTGGCGGAGCTCCTGACGTCCCCCGCCCCGGTCGGGCCCGTGGACTGGACGCCCCCGGACCTGACCGGCGTGACCGCGGTCGTTCAGCCGCACTGCCACCAGCACGCGGTCATGGGCTTCACCCCCGACCAGGCTCTGCTGCGACAGGCGGGGGCCGAGTTCTCGACGCTGGCGGGGTGCTGCGGGCTCGCGGGGAACTTCGGCATGGAGAAGGGGCACTACGAGGTCTCGGTCGCGGTCGCGGAGCACGCGCTGCTGCCGGCCCTGCGGGAGGCGGCGCCTGGAGACGTGTACCTGGCCGACGGGTTCTCGTGCCGCACCCAGGCCGAGCAGCTCGCCGGCGTGCACGGGGTGCACCTCGCCGAGCTCCTCGCGTCCCGGCTGCCGCGCGGCGGGCACGCCTGA
- a CDS encoding alpha/beta hydrolase, giving the protein MSPEWVEDVLGPDYRALTLPLEPDDEGDVVATLVRHAPPAPEPQRATLVVLYVHGWSDYFFQTGTAEYWHSRGVAFYALDLRKYGRSLRPHQTPGYVEDLRTYDEELEAALDVIRTEHGARSRVMLMGHSTGGLILSLWADRHPGEASGLILNSPWLELQGSAVARHVSAPAVRQLARYQPRSPMPNIDPGYNARTVRADEGGEWEYDRTWRPTPSFPVRAGWLRAILDGHAQVARGLRVTSPVLVLASARTIISPRWHEDMRQADVVLDVELIVRRAVQLGPVVTVVRIAGGLHDLSLSHASARTQYFLEISRWTAAYGWA; this is encoded by the coding sequence ATGAGCCCCGAGTGGGTCGAGGACGTGCTCGGACCCGACTACCGCGCGCTGACCCTCCCGCTCGAGCCGGACGACGAGGGCGACGTCGTCGCCACGCTCGTGCGTCACGCCCCGCCCGCACCCGAGCCGCAGCGTGCGACGCTCGTCGTCCTCTACGTGCACGGATGGTCCGACTACTTCTTCCAGACCGGCACCGCCGAGTACTGGCACAGCCGCGGCGTCGCCTTCTACGCGCTGGACCTGCGCAAGTACGGGCGGAGCCTGCGTCCGCACCAGACACCGGGCTACGTCGAGGACCTGCGGACCTACGACGAGGAGCTCGAGGCCGCCCTCGACGTGATCCGCACCGAGCACGGTGCCCGGTCGCGCGTGATGCTCATGGGGCACTCCACGGGCGGCCTGATCCTGTCGCTCTGGGCGGACCGGCACCCGGGCGAGGCCTCCGGGCTGATCCTCAACAGCCCGTGGCTCGAGCTGCAGGGCTCGGCCGTCGCCCGCCACGTCAGCGCCCCGGCGGTCCGCCAGCTCGCGCGGTACCAGCCACGCTCCCCGATGCCGAACATCGATCCCGGGTACAACGCCCGGACGGTGCGGGCCGACGAGGGCGGCGAGTGGGAGTACGACCGGACGTGGCGACCGACGCCGTCGTTCCCGGTGCGCGCGGGCTGGCTCCGCGCGATCCTCGACGGTCACGCCCAGGTCGCCCGCGGCCTGCGCGTGACCTCACCTGTGCTGGTGCTCGCCTCGGCGCGGACCATCATCAGCCCGCGGTGGCACGAAGACATGCGCCAGGCCGACGTCGTCCTGGACGTCGAGCTCATCGTGCGGCGGGCGGTGCAGCTCGGGCCGGTCGTGACCGTCGTCCGGATCGCCGGCGGGCTCCACGACCTCTCGCTCTCGCACGCATCGGCGCGCACCCAGTACTTCCTCGAGATCAGCAGGTGGACCGCCGCGTACGGCTGGGCGTGA
- a CDS encoding bifunctional o-acetylhomoserine/o-acetylserine sulfhydrylase — MNNAWSFETRQIHAGQTPDPTTGARALPIYQTTSFVFPDAGVAADRFALKDLGPIYTRIGNPTQEVVENRIASLEGGVGALLLSSGQAATTFAILNIAEAGDHVVASPSLYGGTYNLLQYSLAKLGVTTTFVTDPHDPQAWRDAVQPNTKLFFGETIPNPQADILDIETVAGIAHEVGVPLIVDNTVATPYLIRPIEFGADIVLHSATKYLGGHGSAIGGVIVDSGNFDFAQDPARFPNYNTPDPSYNGLVYARDLGVNGILGANLAFILKARVQLLRDLGSAISPFNAFLIAQGIETLSLRVERHVENAEKVAAWLEARDDVTTVHYAGLESSPWHANALKYAPRGAGAIVAFEVVGGAEAGQAFVSALELHSNVANIGDVRSLVIHPASTTHAQLTPEDQLKSGITPGLVRLSVGIENITDILADLEAGFRAAKGA; from the coding sequence ATGAACAACGCCTGGTCCTTCGAGACCCGACAGATCCATGCCGGTCAGACGCCCGACCCGACCACGGGCGCCCGCGCGCTGCCCATCTACCAGACCACGTCCTTCGTGTTCCCGGACGCCGGCGTCGCCGCCGACAGGTTCGCGCTCAAGGACCTCGGCCCGATCTACACCCGCATCGGCAACCCCACGCAGGAGGTCGTCGAGAACCGCATCGCGAGCCTCGAGGGCGGCGTCGGGGCCCTGCTGCTGTCCTCGGGCCAGGCGGCGACGACCTTCGCGATCCTCAACATCGCCGAGGCCGGCGACCACGTCGTCGCGAGCCCGAGCCTCTACGGCGGCACCTACAACCTGCTCCAGTACTCGCTCGCCAAGCTGGGGGTCACGACGACCTTCGTGACCGACCCGCACGACCCGCAGGCCTGGCGCGACGCCGTGCAGCCGAACACCAAGCTGTTCTTCGGCGAGACGATCCCCAACCCGCAGGCCGACATCCTCGACATCGAGACCGTCGCCGGCATCGCGCACGAGGTCGGCGTCCCCCTGATCGTCGACAACACCGTCGCGACGCCCTACCTGATCCGCCCGATCGAGTTCGGTGCCGACATCGTCCTGCACTCGGCGACCAAGTACCTCGGCGGTCACGGGTCGGCGATCGGCGGGGTGATCGTGGACTCCGGCAACTTCGACTTCGCGCAGGACCCGGCACGCTTCCCGAACTACAACACGCCCGACCCGAGCTACAACGGCCTCGTCTACGCCCGCGACCTCGGCGTCAACGGCATCCTCGGCGCCAACCTCGCGTTCATCCTCAAGGCGCGCGTCCAGCTGCTGCGCGACCTCGGCTCCGCGATCTCCCCGTTCAACGCGTTCCTCATCGCGCAGGGCATCGAGACGCTGTCGCTCCGGGTCGAGCGTCACGTCGAGAACGCCGAGAAGGTCGCCGCGTGGCTCGAGGCCCGCGACGACGTCACCACCGTCCACTACGCCGGGCTCGAGTCGAGCCCCTGGCACGCGAACGCCCTGAAGTACGCGCCGCGCGGCGCCGGGGCCATCGTCGCGTTCGAGGTGGTCGGCGGCGCCGAGGCCGGCCAGGCCTTCGTCTCGGCCCTCGAGCTGCACTCGAACGTCGCCAACATCGGCGACGTCCGCTCGCTCGTGATCCACCCCGCCTCGACGACGCACGCCCAGCTCACCCCCGAGGACCAGCTCAAGTCCGGCATCACCCCCGGTCTCGTCCGCCTCAGCGTCGGCATCGAGAACATCACGGACATCCTGGCCGACCTCGAGGCCGGCTTCCGCGCCGCCAAGGGCGCCTGA
- a CDS encoding zinc-binding dehydrogenase: protein MLAAYAARFDPEDPLTGLEVGDLPSPEPRDGWSTIDVRAASLNHHDLWSLRGVGLRADQLPMILGTDAAGVTADGREVVVHAVIGATGHGVGPTEGRTILSERYPGTLAEQVAVPTWNLVDKPPALTFAEAACVPTAWLTAYRMLFTSAHVAPGDSVLVQGVGGGVASAAIALAAATGLEVFATSRDAAKRGRALALGATAAVEPGARLPHRVDAVIETVGAATWSHSVRSLRPGGTIVVAGATTGDANPAELQRIFFLELSVVGATMGTRSDLEGVLSLMARTGLRPLIDTELPLADAARGMARLASGGQLGKVVLRP from the coding sequence ATGCTCGCCGCGTACGCCGCCCGGTTCGACCCCGAGGACCCGCTGACCGGGCTCGAGGTCGGGGACCTCCCGTCACCCGAGCCGCGCGACGGGTGGTCGACGATCGACGTCCGGGCCGCATCGCTGAACCACCACGACCTCTGGTCGCTGCGCGGCGTCGGGCTGCGCGCGGACCAGCTCCCGATGATCCTCGGCACCGACGCCGCCGGGGTCACCGCCGACGGGCGCGAGGTCGTCGTCCACGCGGTCATCGGGGCGACGGGCCACGGCGTCGGCCCGACGGAAGGCCGGACGATCCTCTCGGAGCGGTACCCGGGGACGCTCGCCGAGCAGGTCGCCGTCCCCACCTGGAACCTCGTCGACAAGCCGCCCGCCCTCACGTTCGCCGAGGCGGCCTGCGTGCCGACCGCGTGGTTGACGGCCTACCGGATGCTGTTCACGAGCGCGCACGTGGCCCCCGGCGACAGCGTCCTGGTCCAGGGCGTCGGCGGCGGGGTCGCCTCGGCAGCCATCGCCCTCGCCGCGGCCACCGGTCTCGAGGTGTTCGCGACGAGCCGGGACGCCGCCAAGCGCGGCCGCGCGCTCGCCCTCGGCGCGACGGCCGCCGTCGAGCCGGGCGCCCGCCTCCCGCACCGCGTCGACGCCGTGATCGAGACGGTCGGCGCGGCCACGTGGTCCCACTCGGTGCGGTCGCTGCGGCCCGGCGGCACGATCGTGGTCGCAGGGGCCACGACCGGCGACGCGAACCCGGCCGAGCTCCAGCGGATCTTCTTCCTCGAGCTCTCCGTGGTCGGTGCGACGATGGGCACCCGGTCCGACCTCGAGGGCGTCCTCTCCCTCATGGCCCGCACCGGGCTGCGACCCCTGATCGACACCGAGCTGCCCCTCGCCGACGCCGCGCGGGGGATGGCTCGGCTGGCCTCCGGCGGTCAGCTCGGCAAGGTCGTGCTCCGCCCCTGA